A region from the Volucribacter amazonae genome encodes:
- a CDS encoding TolC family protein, with amino-acid sequence MKLSSFTHLNKLLFCLPFLLFLPKGTTNETVLKDVIKRSLSQDPKVLLAQSEKMIAESQVEQEKSDHYPQISTFVQQNMHQYHRYSSTEASKFVPGAQLSLNLYSFGAIDKRVKEAKSKRLLSEFNIEQTQEEVAYRVTELYLMALSSSEQLEVLKQAHQRINQIIKDINVISDNDIGRQSELVQAQSRKYEVEQQMNAVQREIDSNINRLVRYAKRDLASKDIRDPFSKLNLQTLKQRYGTDKINPRIKSSEQQVEVAKAGIEASKASRLPKLDFVAQATRDDRVVYLNMSWDIYNRRNNYNVQENVERLVSAESELEDANLEIAEQKALSLINFEQYQKHVNILNQQIKSQKEVIDFYKLQFSIAKRTLLELLNAENELLSAQLSKVNSQYQVRHAVLDYLYAQGALKQWVDEK; translated from the coding sequence ATGAAACTTTCCTCTTTTACTCACTTAAATAAGCTATTATTTTGTTTACCTTTTTTACTTTTTTTACCTAAAGGTACAACCAACGAAACGGTTTTAAAAGATGTGATCAAACGTTCTTTAAGCCAAGATCCTAAGGTATTGTTAGCACAAAGTGAGAAAATGATTGCAGAAAGTCAGGTTGAACAAGAAAAATCTGATCATTACCCACAGATTTCTACTTTTGTGCAACAAAATATGCACCAATATCATCGTTATTCTTCAACAGAAGCCTCCAAATTTGTACCGGGAGCACAACTTTCGTTGAATTTATATTCTTTTGGAGCAATAGATAAGCGGGTAAAAGAGGCAAAATCTAAGCGATTATTAAGTGAATTTAATATTGAACAAACTCAGGAAGAGGTAGCTTATCGAGTAACCGAGCTATATTTAATGGCATTAAGTAGCTCGGAGCAGTTAGAAGTATTAAAGCAGGCTCATCAGCGTATCAATCAGATTATTAAGGATATTAATGTAATTTCCGATAATGATATTGGGCGTCAATCAGAATTAGTACAGGCTCAATCGCGTAAATATGAAGTTGAGCAACAGATGAATGCGGTACAACGTGAAATTGATAGCAATATTAACCGTTTAGTTCGTTATGCTAAACGAGATTTAGCCAGCAAAGATATTCGTGATCCTTTTAGTAAATTGAACTTACAAACACTCAAACAACGTTATGGGACAGATAAAATAAACCCTCGTATTAAATCTTCTGAGCAACAAGTAGAAGTGGCTAAGGCGGGAATTGAGGCAAGCAAAGCAAGTAGATTGCCAAAATTGGATTTTGTTGCACAGGCAACCCGTGATGATCGTGTGGTTTATTTAAATATGTCTTGGGATATTTACAATCGCCGTAATAATTACAATGTGCAAGAAAATGTTGAGCGTTTAGTTTCAGCGGAAAGTGAATTAGAAGATGCGAATTTAGAAATTGCCGAACAAAAGGCACTTTCATTAATTAATTTTGAACAATATCAAAAACACGTCAATATTCTTAACCAACAAATTAAATCACAAAAAGAAGTGATTGATTTTTATAAATTGCAATTCTCTATTGCTAAACGTACCCTATTGGAATTGCTCAATGCAGAGAATGAACTTTTATCAGCGCAGCTGTCTAAAGTCAATTCACAATATCAAGTACGCCATGCTGTGCTAGATTATCTCTATGCACAAGGTGCTTTAAAACAATGGGTTGATGAAAAATAA
- the tkt gene encoding transketolase: MANRKVLANAIRFLSMDAVQKAKSGHPGAPMGMADIAEVLWRDFLKHNPTNPQWADRDRFVLSNGHGSMLIYSLLHLTGYDLSIEDLKQFRQLHSKTPGHPEYGYAPGVETTTGPLGQGITNAVGMAIAEKTLAAQFNRSGHDIVDHYTYVFLGDGCLMEGVSHEACSLAGTLGLGKLIAFYDDNNISIDGHVDGWFTDDTQKRFEAYGWQVIPAIDGHNPEQIAQAVKQAQAEKDKPTLIICKTIIGYGSPNKQNSHDCHGAPLGDAEIAAAREYLGWQYAPFEIPDDIYAQWDAKQQGQAAEQAWQQKFAAYEQAYPELAAEFKRRISGELPANWADHSQAFIEKLQANPAAIASRKASQNAIEAYAPVLPEFLGGSADLAGSNLTLWSGSRPLRATENVDGNYINYGVREFGMSAIMNGIALHGGFIPYGATFLMFYEYAHNAVRMAALMKQRVLFVYTHDSIGLGEDGPTHQPVEQTASLRLIPNLDTWRPCDQVESAIAWQQAVERKAGPSALIFTRQNLAQQQRDSQQLVDVARGGYILKDCAEGKPELILIATGSEVELAVKAFEQLTAEGKKVRVVSLPCTNVFDRQDENYKQQVLPKEVTKRIAIEAGITDAWYKYVGFEGRVIGMHSFGESAPADELFKLFGFTVENVVATAKEIL, encoded by the coding sequence ATGGCTAACCGTAAAGTGTTGGCGAATGCAATTCGCTTTTTAAGTATGGACGCAGTACAAAAGGCAAAATCTGGACACCCCGGTGCACCAATGGGAATGGCGGATATTGCCGAAGTATTATGGCGTGATTTTCTCAAACATAATCCAACCAATCCACAATGGGCTGATCGTGACCGCTTTGTGTTATCTAATGGACACGGTTCAATGTTAATTTATAGTTTATTGCATTTGACAGGCTATGATCTTTCCATTGAAGATTTAAAACAATTCCGTCAATTACATTCTAAAACACCGGGACACCCTGAATACGGCTATGCCCCCGGCGTAGAAACCACTACAGGTCCTTTAGGACAAGGGATTACCAATGCGGTGGGTATGGCGATTGCGGAAAAAACCTTAGCTGCTCAATTTAACCGTAGCGGACATGATATTGTTGATCACTATACTTATGTTTTCCTTGGCGATGGTTGCTTAATGGAAGGCGTTTCCCACGAGGCTTGTTCATTAGCTGGAACTCTAGGTTTGGGGAAATTAATTGCCTTCTATGATGACAATAATATTTCCATTGATGGACATGTGGACGGTTGGTTTACTGATGATACGCAAAAACGTTTTGAGGCTTATGGTTGGCAAGTGATCCCAGCCATTGATGGACATAATCCAGAGCAAATAGCTCAAGCGGTTAAACAGGCTCAAGCTGAAAAAGACAAACCAACCTTAATTATTTGTAAAACCATTATTGGCTATGGTTCGCCAAATAAACAAAACTCGCACGATTGCCACGGTGCACCATTAGGTGATGCAGAAATTGCCGCAGCACGTGAATATTTAGGTTGGCAATATGCCCCATTTGAAATTCCTGATGATATTTATGCTCAATGGGACGCGAAACAACAAGGTCAAGCTGCAGAACAAGCTTGGCAACAAAAATTCGCTGCTTATGAACAGGCTTATCCTGAATTAGCTGCTGAATTTAAACGCCGTATTAGTGGTGAATTACCAGCAAATTGGGCGGATCATTCTCAAGCCTTTATTGAAAAATTACAAGCGAATCCTGCGGCGATTGCTAGCCGTAAAGCCTCTCAAAATGCCATTGAGGCTTATGCCCCAGTTTTACCTGAATTTTTAGGCGGTTCTGCGGACTTAGCGGGGTCTAACTTAACCCTATGGTCTGGTTCAAGACCACTGCGTGCTACGGAAAATGTTGATGGTAACTACATTAATTACGGTGTACGTGAATTTGGTATGTCTGCCATTATGAATGGTATTGCTTTACATGGTGGCTTTATTCCTTACGGTGCAACCTTCTTAATGTTCTATGAATACGCTCATAATGCAGTGCGTATGGCGGCATTAATGAAACAACGTGTCCTCTTTGTTTACACCCACGATTCCATTGGTTTAGGCGAAGACGGTCCAACTCATCAACCTGTAGAACAAACAGCATCATTACGCTTAATACCAAATTTAGACACTTGGCGTCCTTGCGATCAAGTAGAGTCAGCCATTGCATGGCAACAGGCGGTTGAGCGTAAAGCTGGTCCAAGTGCGTTAATTTTCACTCGCCAAAATTTGGCTCAACAACAGCGTGATAGCCAACAGCTTGTTGATGTGGCTCGTGGGGGTTATATCTTAAAAGATTGTGCTGAGGGCAAACCTGAATTGATTTTAATCGCCACAGGTTCAGAAGTGGAATTAGCCGTAAAAGCCTTTGAGCAATTAACCGCTGAAGGCAAAAAAGTGCGTGTAGTTTCTTTACCTTGTACCAATGTATTTGATCGTCAAGATGAAAACTATAAGCAACAGGTATTACCAAAAGAAGTAACCAAACGTATCGCTATTGAGGCTGGTATTACCGATGCGTGGTATAAATACGTTGGCTTTGAGGGACGTGTGATTGGTATGCATAGCTTTGGCGAATCCGCCCCAGCCGATGAGTTATTCAAACTGTTCGGCTTTACCGTAGAAAACGTGGTGGCAACCGCTAAAGAAATTTTGTAA